A stretch of the Geovibrio thiophilus genome encodes the following:
- the rsmD gene encoding 16S rRNA (guanine(966)-N(2))-methyltransferase RsmD — MRITAGTLKGMQLHTPKNSSVRPTTDKVRQAVFSSLFDETEGAEVLDLCAGTGAFGIEAMSRGAASAVFIDLSTDIIKKNVLDSKFRNTRIIKGDIKKEIPRLTGVFNIIFIDPPYGLFLPQEIMNLIHESGILHPEGTLIYEESTRTAFPAEPEHFKVLKEKKYGETAIYYLKRMQI; from the coding sequence TTGAGAATAACGGCAGGAACCCTGAAAGGCATGCAGCTTCATACTCCGAAGAACTCATCCGTCAGACCCACAACGGATAAGGTAAGGCAGGCTGTCTTTTCCTCTCTTTTTGACGAGACCGAAGGGGCGGAAGTGCTTGATCTCTGCGCCGGAACGGGCGCATTCGGAATCGAAGCAATGAGCCGCGGGGCAGCGTCAGCCGTTTTCATAGACCTTTCAACAGACATAATCAAAAAAAACGTCCTTGACTCGAAGTTCAGAAACACACGCATCATCAAAGGCGACATCAAAAAAGAGATCCCCAGACTGACAGGTGTTTTCAATATCATATTCATCGACCCGCCGTACGGTCTGTTTCTTCCTCAGGAAATAATGAACCTCATCCACGAAAGCGGTATCTTACATCCTGAGGGAACCCTTATCTACGAAGAGAGCACCCGCACTGCTTTCCCTGCGGAGCCTGAACATTTCAAGGTGCTGAAGGAAAAGAAGTACGGAGAAACGGCAATATACTATTTAAAACGGATGCAGATATGA
- the rnc gene encoding ribonuclease III, with protein sequence MSSYDEQIKYENLERLLSYQFTSRSLLLEALTHRSYSHEKRTKTNYERLEFLGDAVLQLVITEYLLEKYRDYDEGTLSKLRGYFVSEGFLSIIAHEIGLGRFVLLGKGEKASGGMFKDSLLCDIFESLVAAIYRDGGYEEARRTIIHLFGQRIDEDISTNSFIDSKSELQKLTQKIYGVLPEYTVLKEVGPEHNKTFVVELHIEGILHETGEGKSKKSAEKVAATKALNRLAHVS encoded by the coding sequence ATGAGTAGCTACGACGAACAGATCAAATACGAAAATCTTGAGAGACTCCTGTCGTATCAATTTACGAGCAGGAGTCTCCTCCTTGAAGCTCTCACTCACCGCTCTTATTCCCATGAAAAAAGAACGAAAACCAATTACGAACGTCTGGAATTTCTCGGTGATGCGGTTTTACAGCTTGTTATCACCGAATATCTCCTCGAAAAATACAGGGATTACGATGAGGGAACCCTCTCAAAACTCCGGGGCTACTTCGTCAGCGAAGGCTTCCTGAGCATCATAGCCCATGAGATAGGTCTCGGCAGGTTCGTCCTCCTCGGCAAAGGAGAGAAGGCATCGGGCGGGATGTTCAAGGATTCCCTCCTCTGTGATATTTTTGAATCACTGGTTGCGGCGATCTACCGTGACGGCGGCTACGAAGAGGCAAGAAGAACAATAATTCACCTTTTCGGGCAGCGCATCGATGAAGACATATCCACCAACAGCTTCATAGACTCCAAAAGCGAGCTCCAGAAGCTCACCCAGAAGATTTACGGTGTTCTGCCCGAATACACCGTGCTTAAAGAGGTGGGACCGGAACATAATAAGACCTTCGTTGTGGAGCTTCATATTGAAGGCATCCTCCACGAAACAGGCGAAGGCAAAAGCAAAAAAAGCGCTGAAAAAGTCGCCGCCACCAAGGCATTGAACCGCCTTGCGCACGTCTCATAA
- a CDS encoding response regulator, producing the protein MKKVLLIDDSVTIHRVIDICLDKDRFITEKTFSADDAVMKLKNSPADIVLLDNKLEGILLGDFIAKIRSLAPVSWIILLTGAFDQFDDSDLARSGADDYLFKPFDSQAIDLKINYGLNTAHRPAAAPAMPEQIISEEQTEILPAEEESPAEEAAFIDLRQEEPPAEEAVPSFEEESAEPETAEEEIPSAEDIFSEDEPETEEAAGKYGEEDSEDSFPFDDTEPSAAVSEEEKAELGNLFGDIEGLADIADIAEPETAEPLEEREEESSKAEEPEEDLDSFLKDLDTAEAPELEIIEEEETVPEPAAEDFSGLLEELGETEEPAPEDIPEYIIEEEEASDPFSGLTLTDEEDMFASPEPEAEPAAEYVIEEEKSDDGDIFANLMQISVEDVIDDKPALTEEEIRQEAAEPAETDETDETDETALDIITEGFPETGIPVDGEIVDEQQEADLSADAIESMPIETDFSELTPADESTFEETSEETVEEPVIIRDEETANVIEEEVTFTEETLPEPETAPSPDADAPEEITPEKEELPEAETEPAEPEFITVEEPEAEPAAFEEFPAEQFAPLKEMEEDHEPVKAPAVGLAQDEIKEIVYRSFDSGMFKSAIQEVLAEKMEEVLREVLPEIAEMVIREEIERLKRGE; encoded by the coding sequence ATGAAAAAAGTCTTACTGATTGACGACAGCGTTACCATTCACAGGGTAATAGACATCTGCCTTGACAAGGACAGGTTCATCACGGAAAAAACCTTCTCCGCAGACGATGCAGTAATGAAGCTGAAAAACTCTCCCGCCGACATAGTTCTGCTGGATAACAAGCTCGAAGGGATTCTTCTGGGTGATTTCATCGCAAAGATCCGTTCGCTGGCTCCTGTTTCATGGATAATTCTCCTGACCGGAGCATTCGACCAGTTTGACGACAGCGACCTAGCCAGATCCGGCGCGGACGACTACCTTTTCAAACCCTTCGATTCACAGGCAATAGATCTTAAAATAAACTACGGGCTGAATACAGCGCACCGACCTGCGGCAGCGCCAGCAATGCCGGAGCAGATTATATCCGAGGAACAGACGGAGATTCTCCCCGCTGAGGAAGAATCCCCGGCGGAGGAAGCTGCCTTCATCGACCTTCGGCAGGAGGAACCGCCCGCTGAAGAGGCTGTCCCCTCATTTGAAGAAGAATCGGCAGAGCCGGAAACCGCTGAAGAGGAAATCCCCTCCGCGGAGGATATATTCTCCGAAGACGAGCCGGAAACCGAAGAAGCCGCAGGGAAATACGGAGAAGAGGACAGCGAGGACAGCTTCCCCTTTGACGATACGGAGCCCTCAGCAGCAGTATCCGAAGAAGAGAAGGCTGAGTTGGGGAATCTTTTCGGAGATATTGAAGGTCTTGCTGACATAGCGGATATTGCTGAGCCAGAAACAGCTGAGCCCTTGGAAGAAAGAGAGGAAGAGTCCTCTAAGGCTGAAGAACCGGAAGAGGATCTCGATTCCTTCCTGAAAGATCTCGACACCGCAGAAGCTCCCGAGCTTGAAATCATAGAGGAAGAGGAGACGGTTCCCGAACCTGCGGCTGAGGATTTCAGCGGACTGCTGGAAGAGCTGGGAGAAACAGAAGAACCGGCGCCGGAAGACATCCCCGAATACATCATTGAGGAAGAGGAAGCTTCCGACCCCTTCTCGGGGCTTACCCTGACGGATGAAGAGGACATGTTCGCCTCACCCGAGCCGGAAGCGGAACCCGCAGCTGAGTATGTCATAGAAGAAGAAAAAAGCGATGACGGCGACATCTTCGCGAATCTCATGCAGATAAGCGTTGAAGACGTGATAGACGATAAACCGGCACTCACGGAGGAAGAGATTCGGCAGGAAGCCGCTGAACCCGCAGAGACTGATGAGACTGATGAGACTGATGAGACTGCCCTCGATATTATCACTGAAGGCTTTCCTGAAACAGGAATACCTGTGGACGGAGAAATAGTTGACGAACAGCAGGAAGCGGATCTTTCCGCCGATGCGATAGAGAGCATGCCCATTGAGACGGATTTCTCCGAACTCACACCGGCTGATGAATCAACGTTTGAAGAAACCTCCGAAGAAACAGTGGAGGAGCCCGTTATAATCAGGGATGAGGAAACGGCTAATGTGATTGAGGAAGAGGTCACCTTCACTGAAGAAACACTGCCCGAACCGGAAACAGCCCCTTCTCCCGATGCAGATGCGCCTGAGGAGATCACTCCTGAGAAAGAGGAGCTCCCCGAAGCAGAGACAGAACCCGCCGAACCGGAATTCATCACAGTAGAAGAGCCCGAAGCGGAGCCGGCGGCATTTGAGGAATTTCCGGCTGAGCAGTTCGCCCCGCTGAAAGAGATGGAAGAGGATCACGAACCTGTTAAAGCACCCGCGGTCGGACTGGCGCAGGACGAAATAAAAGAGATTGTCTACCGCTCCTTTGACAGCGGAATGTTTAAAAGCGCCATTCAGGAAGTGCTTGCGGAAAAAATGGAGGAAGTGCTGAGAGAAGTGCTTCCCGAAATTGCCGAAATGGTTATAAGAGAAGAAATAGAGCGCCTTAAGAGAGGAGAATAA
- the purM gene encoding phosphoribosylformylglycinamidine cyclo-ligase: MDYRSSGVNIDEGNRFITLIKSMAESTYTEGVLGSLGGFAGFFSLKDAAGMTDPVLVAATDGVGTKLKIAFDSGKLDTVGVDLVAMSVNDLVVTGAKPLFFLDYLATGKLAPEDMAEVVKGIADGCRQSGTALIGGETAEMPGFYKEGEFDLAGFCVGILDKAKMVDGSKVSAGDAIVGFGSTGLHSNGYSLARKIFFDELKMDVKDEINGKPLYELLLAPTKIYVKTVLTLLSEGFGIKAMAHITGGGFYENIPRVLPEGLKAVVDKDSFAMPEIFGIITSKVSIDSRELYRVFNMGIGFIAVVPADEAGKLRVRAEELGEKAFIIGRIAEGVKSVEIKGIDF, encoded by the coding sequence ATCGACTACAGAAGCAGCGGAGTTAATATAGACGAGGGGAACAGGTTCATAACACTCATAAAATCCATGGCAGAATCCACCTACACCGAAGGGGTTCTAGGCAGTCTCGGCGGCTTTGCCGGATTTTTCAGCCTGAAAGACGCGGCAGGGATGACCGATCCGGTTCTTGTAGCGGCGACAGACGGCGTGGGAACCAAGCTGAAAATCGCCTTTGATTCCGGCAAGCTGGACACAGTCGGTGTTGACCTTGTCGCAATGAGCGTGAACGATCTTGTGGTAACCGGAGCTAAGCCGCTCTTCTTCCTTGATTATCTGGCAACAGGCAAGCTGGCGCCGGAGGACATGGCGGAAGTGGTTAAGGGCATAGCAGACGGATGCAGGCAGTCCGGAACCGCACTGATAGGCGGTGAAACAGCCGAAATGCCCGGGTTCTACAAAGAGGGCGAGTTTGACCTCGCCGGCTTCTGCGTCGGTATACTTGACAAGGCGAAAATGGTGGACGGCAGCAAAGTCTCCGCCGGAGACGCCATAGTGGGCTTCGGCTCAACAGGTCTGCACAGCAACGGGTATTCTCTCGCCCGCAAAATCTTTTTTGACGAGCTGAAAATGGACGTGAAGGATGAAATAAACGGCAAGCCGCTTTATGAACTGCTCCTTGCGCCCACTAAAATATATGTTAAAACAGTCCTCACCCTTCTTTCCGAAGGTTTCGGCATAAAAGCCATGGCGCATATCACAGGCGGCGGCTTCTACGAAAACATACCCAGAGTGCTTCCCGAAGGGCTGAAAGCCGTTGTGGACAAAGACAGCTTTGCCATGCCGGAAATTTTCGGTATTATCACCTCCAAGGTAAGCATAGACAGCCGCGAGCTTTACAGAGTTTTCAACATGGGTATAGGCTTCATCGCTGTAGTACCGGCTGACGAAGCCGGAAAGCTCAGAGTCCGTGCTGAGGAGCTCGGCGAAAAAGCCTTTATAATAGGCAGGATAGCCGAAGGCGTGAAATCAGTTGAGATAAAAGGAATAGACTTCTGA
- a CDS encoding RNA-binding S4 domain-containing protein: MRLDKFLKTMNLMKRRTVANEAAGEGFITVNGRTAKPACNLKAGDVIELDMWNFRKKIKVLQVPEKKSIPKKDLPLYIETLEYSAKTADDFADFEDDEEL; the protein is encoded by the coding sequence ATGAGGCTGGACAAGTTTCTGAAGACAATGAACCTGATGAAGCGCAGAACCGTTGCCAATGAGGCGGCTGGTGAAGGCTTCATCACAGTCAACGGACGCACAGCCAAGCCCGCCTGTAATCTTAAGGCGGGCGATGTTATAGAGCTTGATATGTGGAATTTCCGCAAAAAGATAAAAGTGCTTCAGGTTCCCGAAAAGAAAAGCATCCCTAAGAAAGATCTTCCTCTCTACATCGAAACCCTCGAATACAGCGCCAAAACCGCAGACGACTTTGCCGACTTTGAAGATGATGAAGAGTTATAA
- the purN gene encoding phosphoribosylglycinamide formyltransferase, with the protein MRIGILLSGRGSNFKAIKAAIDNGEIKNAEIAAVISNKSDAAGLAYAKECGLKTVYLNHKDFDGREAYDREIVKHLSESGVDLVCLAGFMRIISPYFVEQYRNRIINIHPSLLPAFPGLDAQKQALDYGVKFAGCTVHFVDEKMDSGAIILQKCVPVKDDDTEETLSARILEEEHRAYPEAVRLIAEGRLKTEGRHVKIL; encoded by the coding sequence ATGAGAATAGGGATACTGCTCTCCGGCAGGGGAAGCAACTTCAAGGCTATAAAAGCGGCAATAGACAACGGCGAAATCAAAAACGCGGAGATCGCCGCGGTAATCAGCAATAAATCCGACGCGGCGGGTCTCGCCTACGCGAAGGAATGCGGTCTGAAAACCGTTTACCTCAATCACAAGGACTTTGACGGACGGGAAGCGTACGACAGGGAGATAGTTAAGCATCTCAGCGAATCGGGCGTTGATCTCGTCTGCCTCGCAGGGTTCATGCGCATAATCTCCCCATATTTTGTGGAACAGTACCGAAACAGGATCATCAACATACACCCTTCACTTCTTCCCGCCTTTCCCGGGCTGGACGCACAGAAGCAGGCTCTGGACTACGGAGTCAAATTCGCCGGATGCACGGTGCATTTTGTGGATGAGAAGATGGACAGTGGCGCCATCATCCTCCAGAAATGCGTTCCCGTTAAGGATGACGACACGGAGGAAACACTCTCCGCGCGGATACTTGAGGAGGAACACAGGGCATACCCCGAAGCTGTGCGTCTGATCGCTGAAGGCAGGCTGAAGACAGAGGGCAGACACGTAAAAATATTATGA
- a CDS encoding peptidylprolyl isomerase, translating into MLLLLLLSLSQQAQAQVIDRVYARVGDDVITKFDIESLNPERTKAIYAIKDQEEQKRVLADYTKKTLDFLVDQYVVLNSARREGVRVSDQEVDNAVKDVMEKNGITEQQLLELLAKENRTMAHYKWQIKMDILSTRVRSRVLAPKVVVTDDEINKYIKENGNKLDISDQLELRMLKLENRLALERALEFFKKNGSFVETTAKFAGDEEGGYLGWFEYDALDSSLKDLLKGKHKGDITAVQSFGGEYRVLYVENFKDKYEGTAEVRQTAAGAIADEKTKIVYDKWLKDSKQRILVQYMY; encoded by the coding sequence ATGTTGCTCCTGCTGCTTTTGAGCCTCTCACAGCAGGCTCAGGCGCAGGTAATTGACAGGGTCTACGCCCGCGTAGGGGATGACGTTATAACCAAATTCGACATTGAATCCCTCAACCCCGAGAGAACAAAGGCTATATACGCCATTAAGGATCAGGAAGAGCAAAAGCGTGTTCTTGCCGACTACACGAAGAAAACGCTGGATTTCCTTGTGGATCAGTACGTGGTGCTGAACTCCGCCCGCCGTGAGGGTGTTCGTGTAAGCGATCAGGAAGTGGACAATGCGGTGAAGGACGTTATGGAAAAAAACGGCATCACCGAGCAGCAGCTTCTTGAGCTTCTCGCGAAGGAAAACCGTACAATGGCACATTACAAGTGGCAGATAAAGATGGATATTCTTTCCACGAGGGTGCGCAGCAGGGTTCTTGCGCCGAAAGTGGTTGTTACTGATGATGAAATCAATAAGTATATAAAAGAAAACGGGAATAAGCTCGACATCAGCGATCAGCTTGAGCTGAGGATGCTTAAGCTTGAAAACCGCCTTGCCCTTGAAAGGGCTCTGGAGTTCTTCAAAAAGAACGGTTCCTTTGTGGAAACCACTGCGAAATTCGCCGGAGATGAAGAGGGCGGCTACCTTGGCTGGTTTGAGTATGATGCTCTGGATTCATCCCTGAAAGATCTCCTTAAGGGCAAGCACAAAGGAGACATTACTGCGGTTCAGTCTTTCGGCGGGGAGTACAGGGTTCTCTATGTTGAAAATTTCAAGGATAAATACGAAGGCACTGCGGAAGTGAGGCAGACCGCCGCAGGCGCCATAGCCGATGAGAAAACGAAAATCGTTTACGATAAATGGCTTAAGGACAGCAAACAGCGCATCCTTGTGCAGTATATGTACTAA
- a CDS encoding M16 family metallopeptidase: MKKLLAASALFLISLTASAGDTMTLENGVRFTVIERPYTETVSVSVFIKGGLFRESKTNNGVGALMSSVWVKGSNMLREMEFYGGSVGAGQGTDSFEIGFSSTAEYMDKAIELFSPFLFSPEFSGDVFEREKAIQLEEIKAIQDDPSSLSFRNFMKLSYEGTPYALTIEGEKDSVEKLTLDDVKDFYPVILQGKSTFVTVAGRITPEQVQKLKTIFAAVPAGTEFTADCAYPAQKEEIYKEDRDPRTQQAKLYVGYEAPEASSPEYAAVKVMTDIMGGGMSSRYFSEMRKNRGYAYSVGAFYPSRLCKSRFVGHIGLEYANVPEAVKAMEEINKTFLNTLTDEELTKVKNYMLGRLLIETETNSKQAWYANFFLNAGLGSGYLTKYIEDIKAVDKDALKKAAEIFNKPKTVYVLR; encoded by the coding sequence ATGAAAAAACTGCTGGCAGCATCGGCTCTCTTTCTGATAAGCCTCACAGCCTCCGCAGGAGACACAATGACACTTGAAAACGGAGTCAGATTTACAGTAATCGAACGCCCCTACACCGAGACGGTTTCCGTTTCGGTTTTCATAAAAGGCGGATTATTCAGGGAAAGCAAAACAAACAACGGCGTGGGCGCGCTCATGTCCTCCGTATGGGTCAAAGGGAGCAACATGCTCCGTGAGATGGAATTTTACGGAGGCAGCGTCGGGGCGGGTCAGGGAACTGATTCCTTTGAAATAGGCTTCTCCTCCACAGCCGAATACATGGACAAGGCTATTGAGCTTTTTTCCCCCTTCCTCTTTTCACCCGAATTCAGCGGGGATGTATTTGAAAGGGAGAAGGCTATACAGCTTGAAGAGATCAAAGCCATTCAGGATGATCCGTCATCTTTATCTTTCCGCAATTTCATGAAGCTCAGCTACGAAGGCACACCCTACGCCCTCACTATAGAGGGAGAAAAGGACAGCGTGGAGAAGCTCACACTTGATGATGTGAAAGACTTCTACCCTGTTATACTCCAAGGGAAGAGCACATTTGTAACCGTCGCAGGCAGGATAACGCCCGAACAGGTGCAAAAGCTTAAGACGATATTCGCAGCCGTTCCCGCAGGTACGGAATTTACGGCAGATTGTGCCTATCCGGCTCAGAAGGAAGAGATTTACAAGGAAGACCGTGATCCCAGAACTCAGCAGGCGAAGCTCTACGTGGGTTATGAAGCCCCCGAAGCGTCATCTCCTGAATACGCCGCGGTTAAGGTAATGACGGATATAATGGGCGGCGGCATGAGCTCACGCTATTTCTCGGAAATGCGTAAAAACAGAGGCTACGCATACTCGGTCGGCGCATTTTACCCGTCCAGACTCTGCAAATCAAGATTCGTTGGACACATAGGGCTGGAATACGCAAATGTTCCGGAGGCGGTCAAAGCCATGGAAGAAATAAACAAAACCTTCCTGAACACGCTGACGGATGAAGAGCTCACCAAGGTTAAAAACTACATGCTGGGCAGACTGCTAATAGAAACCGAAACCAACAGCAAGCAGGCATGGTACGCTAACTTCTTCCTGAACGCAGGACTCGGCAGCGGCTACCTGACAAAATATATCGAAGACATCAAGGCAGTGGATAAGGACGCGCTCAAAAAAGCGGCGGAGATATTCAACAAACCAAAAACTGTTTACGTGCTGAGGTAG
- the coaD gene encoding pantetheine-phosphate adenylyltransferase yields MKRAVYPGTFDPMTMGHLDILKRSSMLFDEVILAVAKSEKKTTLFSIEERTEMAKTATKNIKNIRVVPFSCLLVNFMKRMDSQIVIRGLRAVSDYEYELQLALMNRKLDPKLDTVFLMPSQEFIFLSSSMVREIASLGGDVSKFVPSAVYEKLVNKLGYPPENPCGGQS; encoded by the coding sequence ATGAAAAGAGCAGTTTATCCCGGAACCTTTGACCCCATGACCATGGGGCATCTTGACATTCTCAAACGAAGCTCTATGCTTTTTGACGAGGTCATCCTCGCGGTGGCAAAAAGCGAAAAGAAAACCACCCTCTTCTCCATAGAGGAAAGAACCGAAATGGCAAAAACCGCCACGAAGAATATTAAAAACATACGTGTAGTTCCATTCTCCTGCCTGCTGGTGAATTTCATGAAGCGCATGGACAGCCAGATAGTTATCAGAGGGCTGCGCGCCGTGTCTGACTATGAGTATGAGCTTCAGCTAGCACTGATGAACCGCAAGCTGGATCCGAAGCTGGATACTGTGTTTCTCATGCCTTCACAGGAGTTTATATTCCTCAGCTCCAGTATGGTGCGCGAGATCGCAAGTCTCGGCGGTGACGTTTCCAAGTTTGTTCCTTCGGCAGTTTATGAAAAGCTGGTGAACAAACTCGGCTACCCGCCGGAAAATCCATGCGGCGGACAAAGCTAA
- the fabF gene encoding beta-ketoacyl-ACP synthase II — MSRRVVITGIGLVTPVGVGNDENWTNLIAGKSGIGQITKFDTSEFPVTIAGEVKNFNPEELVDKKDIKRYDEFIVFALAAAEIAFRDSGMNLETIDRERFGVIIGSGIGGFKSTEDTKAAYLAGGIKKISPFFIPASIINMGSGAVSIRYGLKGPNLSIVTACATGTHAIGDAFRIIARGDADYMVAGGAEASITELAVGGFSNMKALAKRNDEPEKASRPFDKDRNGFVMGEGSGILILEELELAKARGAKIYAEVVGYGLTGDAYHMTAPDESGDGAMRTMRMAIKDAGITPEDVDYINAHGTSTPYNDAIETRAIKGVFGEHAKKLKISSTKSMTGHLLGAAGSVEGAILALSIRDSIVPPTINLDTPDPDCDLDYVPNKAEKINIRYGLSNSFGFGGTNATILLKKYE, encoded by the coding sequence GTGAGCAGAAGGGTTGTTATCACCGGAATCGGTCTTGTGACACCGGTAGGAGTCGGAAACGATGAAAACTGGACAAACCTCATAGCCGGTAAAAGCGGTATCGGACAGATCACCAAATTTGATACTTCCGAATTTCCCGTCACTATTGCCGGTGAAGTTAAAAACTTCAATCCCGAAGAACTTGTCGATAAAAAGGACATCAAAAGATACGATGAGTTCATAGTTTTCGCACTTGCCGCTGCGGAAATAGCGTTCAGGGATTCAGGCATGAACCTTGAAACCATCGACAGAGAACGCTTCGGCGTTATCATAGGTTCCGGCATAGGCGGCTTCAAATCTACAGAAGACACTAAAGCGGCGTACCTTGCGGGCGGAATCAAAAAGATTTCTCCTTTCTTCATTCCCGCTTCCATCATAAACATGGGCAGCGGAGCCGTTTCCATACGCTACGGACTTAAGGGTCCCAACCTCAGCATAGTCACAGCATGCGCCACGGGAACACACGCCATAGGCGATGCCTTCAGAATCATTGCGCGCGGCGACGCGGACTATATGGTAGCGGGCGGAGCCGAAGCCTCGATCACAGAGCTTGCCGTGGGCGGCTTCTCCAATATGAAAGCCCTCGCCAAAAGGAACGATGAACCTGAAAAGGCCAGCAGACCCTTTGACAAAGACAGAAACGGATTTGTTATGGGCGAAGGTTCGGGCATACTGATCCTTGAGGAACTGGAGCTGGCAAAGGCGCGCGGAGCGAAAATCTACGCCGAAGTCGTGGGCTACGGTCTCACAGGAGACGCTTACCACATGACCGCTCCCGATGAATCCGGCGACGGCGCCATGAGAACAATGAGAATGGCTATAAAGGATGCAGGCATAACACCTGAAGACGTGGACTACATCAACGCCCACGGCACATCCACACCATATAACGACGCCATCGAAACAAGAGCGATCAAGGGCGTTTTCGGCGAACATGCGAAAAAGCTTAAAATCAGCTCCACAAAATCGATGACAGGTCACCTGCTCGGCGCGGCGGGAAGCGTTGAGGGAGCAATCCTCGCCCTTTCCATCAGGGACAGCATTGTGCCGCCCACAATCAACCTTGACACGCCCGACCCTGACTGCGACCTTGACTACGTACCCAACAAGGCCGAAAAAATTAATATACGCTACGGCCTCAGCAACTCTTTCGGCTTCGGAGGCACAAACGCAACCATTCTGCTGAAAAAATATGAGTAG
- a CDS encoding radical SAM protein encodes MRTSHKKILPVFIPFAGCRNRCIYCNQHKITGTGGCGLTESAERQIDKYLTYSSTWDELAFYGGSFTCLPQKDRTALYSLAHARGFNALRFSTSPDCVGEDVLDEAEACGVRTVELGVQSLSETVLRMNKRPYDAAACLEAVKAVQKRFITGIQMMTGMHGESAADVIHTADTLAAVKPDYARIYPTVVLADTELAELFESGAYVPPSPAEILLRTAYAYAALTSAGTNVIRTGLQYTDNLENSIKGGFYHPAFGDMVKTLITLIYLHNYGEIRTMEADAHKLRGYKALARKHFPDKIITDESFQTDFTEICMKTKEHIFENNGRNPERHAASYSEELIRQTHNG; translated from the coding sequence TTGCGCACGTCTCATAAAAAAATACTCCCTGTTTTTATCCCCTTTGCGGGATGCAGAAACAGGTGTATCTACTGCAATCAGCATAAAATCACCGGAACGGGCGGCTGCGGTCTTACGGAAAGCGCCGAACGGCAGATCGATAAATATCTCACATACTCAAGTACATGGGACGAGCTAGCCTTTTACGGCGGAAGCTTCACCTGCCTTCCTCAAAAGGACAGAACAGCTCTCTACTCACTTGCGCACGCAAGAGGATTCAATGCCCTGCGCTTCTCCACAAGTCCCGACTGCGTGGGGGAGGATGTTCTGGATGAGGCGGAAGCCTGCGGCGTGAGAACCGTTGAGCTCGGTGTGCAGTCGCTGTCCGAAACTGTTCTGCGCATGAATAAGCGTCCCTATGACGCAGCAGCCTGTCTTGAGGCGGTGAAAGCCGTTCAGAAGCGATTCATAACAGGCATTCAAATGATGACGGGCATGCACGGTGAATCAGCGGCGGATGTGATACATACCGCAGATACTCTCGCTGCCGTGAAGCCCGATTACGCCCGCATTTACCCCACTGTGGTTCTTGCCGATACTGAGCTTGCGGAGCTGTTTGAGTCCGGCGCGTATGTCCCCCCTTCTCCTGCTGAGATACTTCTCCGCACAGCGTACGCATATGCAGCCCTGACCTCGGCGGGCACAAACGTAATCCGTACCGGACTGCAATACACGGATAATCTTGAAAATTCCATAAAAGGCGGTTTTTACCACCCAGCTTTCGGCGACATGGTAAAGACGCTTATCACACTGATATATCTTCATAATTACGGCGAAATCCGTACCATGGAAGCGGATGCTCACAAGCTCCGCGGCTATAAGGCGCTTGCAAGAAAACATTTCCCTGATAAAATCATTACCGATGAAAGCTTTCAAACAGATTTCACTGAAATCTGCATGAAGACGAAGGAGCACATTTTTGAGAATAACGGCAGGAACCCTGAAAGGCATGCAGCTTCATACTCCGAAGAACTCATCCGTCAGACCCACAACGGATAA